The proteins below are encoded in one region of Salmo salar chromosome ssa02, Ssal_v3.1, whole genome shotgun sequence:
- the LOC106592694 gene encoding rano class II histocompatibility antigen, A beta chain, which translates to MDKVVDEYPELNSRLLQVQLAMFRANNTYQTSSDVASVIQEMVPEPFHIGYIHTCLLKKLQAVENKRILSHRSMTPHSDRHPSMLTCSAYKFYPKQIRVTWLRNGQEVTSNMTSSEELANGDWHYQIHSYLEYTPTPGEKISCMVEHASFTEPKILHWDMSLPESGRNKIAIGASGLVLGVVFAAAGLLYYNRRKTTGGGGRELVPTSHPSQ; encoded by the exons ATGGACAAGGTGGTAGACGAGTATCCTGAATTGAATTCAAGACTACTGCAGGTGCAGCTGGCCATGTTTAGAGCTAATAACACATATCAAACGAGCTCAGATGTTGCTAGCGTTATCCAGGAAATGGTGCCAGAG ccatttcacatcggttacatacatACCTGTCTGTTGAAAAAACTCCAAGCAGTAGAAAACAAAAGAATACTGTCACATCGGTCCATGACGCCCCACAGTGACAGACACCCCTCCATGTTGACTTGCAGCGCCTACAAGTTCTACCCCAAACAGATCAGGGTGACCTGGTTGAGGAATGGACAGGAAGTGACCTCAAACATGACTTCCTCTGAGGAGCTAGCCAATGGCGACTGGCACTACCAGATCCACTCCTACCTGGAGTACACTCCCACACCTGGAGAGAAGATCTCCTGCATGGTGGAGCATGCCAGCTTCACTGAACCAAAGATCCTCCACTGGG ACATGTCTCTGCCAGAGTCTGGGAGAAATAAGATAGCCATCGGGGCATCTGGGCTGGTGCTGGGGGTGGTCTTTGCTGCAGCTGGTCTCCTCTACTACAACAGGAGGAAGaccactggtggtggtg GGAGGGAATTGGTGCCAACAAGTCACCCATCCCAGTGA